TCGTTTCATTAAAATTTTTCTGTGGGTTGTGGTTGTTTTCTGAAACCCTTAATTTTACCAAAATTAAACAAATGGGTTGTATGATGGAAAAACAAGTTGATTTTCAAGGAAAAAAGATAAATTATTCCGTAACGGGAACCGGTCTACCGGTAGTTTTGTTGCATGGATTTTTAGAAAACCTGCATATTTGGGATGACTTGACCGGTTTTTTACAGTCCGGTTTTCAGGTGATTGCTGTCGATTTGCCCGGTTTTGGGAAAACACCGGTGTTTGCTGAAAATCACACGATGCCGTTTATGGCTGATGCTGTAAAAGCGGTTTTAGAGGCTGAAAAGGTGCAGCAAGCGGTTCTGGTAGGACACTCTATGGGCGGCTATATTTCGCTGGCTTTTGCCCACCGGTTTCCGGAAATGATGAAAGCACTGGTACTGTTCCATTCGCATGCTGCCGGCGATGATGAGCAGGGCAAGCAAAACCGTACACGGACCATTGAAGTGGTAAAAAAAGACCATAAAGATTTTATAGCACAATTTATTCCGTTGCTTTTTGCGGAAGAAAATGTTTCTAAGTATTCTGCAGAAATCAATCGTTTGCGTGAAGTTTCGCTGGAAACATCCAAGGAGGGTGTGATTGCAGCGATGGCCGGAATGCGCGACCGGGATGATCATCTGGCTTTGTTAAAAGATGCCGGTTTTCCGGTCTTTTTTGTGGTAGGCAAACAGGACTCCCGTATTCCGACTGAAAAGATAATGAAACAGCTGGCCTTGCCGGAGCATGCCGAAGCCATTATTCTTGAACACGTTGGCCACATGGGCTTTATTGAAGCGCCGGACAAAATCTTTCCGGCAGTTAAGGCATTTTTGGAAAGATGCCGGTAAACAGAGTTTGCTAAAGAAAAACCACCTTACGGAAATAAATAAACTTTCATCGTCCGGGCGGATGCCCGAACGATGTCTGTAGCACAGACAGGATAAAAATGAGTGCTTCCGGGTTGTAAAATTCACGCAAAATATCCTATCTTAGCTGTAAAAAAACAGGGCCATGAATTATGCTCATAGCAAAGTGAAAATTTACAGGCAGAAAATTTCTTTTCTTCCTGATGAAAGCCGGGTGATTACCAAACTCTTTGGCTTAGATAAAGTGCGCATTTATAAGGTGATAGACCGTGTGCTAAAGCTTTCTGAAAAAGAGAAAGGCCGGATTTTGGAACAAATTATTTCCAATTTTGAAAAAAGGCACAAAAATGTAAAACGTATTTTTAAGGATAATTTCGATGAGATTATCAAACATCTTGATATTACCATTTACAATGAGCTTTCGTTGGAAAACAAATTGTTGGTAGGGGCTTATTTTACGTTGGAATATTCCATTGAGTCGGCTGCTTTGTTCAACCCATCCATTGTACCGCATCCTTTTCAAACACCGGAAGATATGGCTGCACGGCGATTGAAAGTCATTATCAGTTTTCGTGCTGTCGGCGAAGGGCACATGTCGTCGGTGGTTTTCCGGAGTGGCACGCTGGATGAAACCGGCGATATCGAAATGGATGAGTTGAGCCACCTGGTGGAAAAAGCCAAAATCATTCATTCGGCGGAGTACAGCAAACAGGATTTTATCATGAAACTGTCGGATATGGGGCAATATGAATGGGTAAAGTCCATTTTTGATGATTTGCTGGATAACTTTACGGCCGAGGAACTGGAAGAAAGTATTAAACATTTTCGCGAAAAAGGAATCCTTACCCCCAAAGAAGAACAAGCCATTGATACGCTGTACTGGATTTTACGGTCAAATTACGAGATAGAATTTCATGATGATTCCGATATTTCGGAAAGAGTGATCTTCCCCCGTTCCACTACCGATATCCGCGCTATAGAAGATGCCCGGTTTGTGGCTTTTAGTGGCGGAAACGGAAAATACACCTATTATGCCCCTTATACGGCTTACAACGGGATTACCATACTTCCGCAGTTGATTGAAACCAAAGACTTTTTCCGTTTCAAAATCAGCACTATGACCGGCCCGGGTTCGCAAAATAAAGGAATGGCCCTTTTCCCGGAAAAGATCAACGGGAAATATGCCATGATTTCGCGCAACGACAACGAAAACCTGTACATCATGTACAGCGACAGCCTGAATTATTGGGAAAATCCGGTGTTGATTCGTGAACCCAAATTTTTCTGGGAATTTATCCAAATTGGGAACAGCGGTTCTCCCATCAAAACCCCGAAGGGATGGTTATTACTGACCCATGGTGTAGGTCCGGTACGTACGTATTCGCTGGGTGCTATTTTGCTGGATTTGAACGATCCGTCAAAAGTGATTGGCGAATTGAAAGACCCGCTGCTGGTACCTCGCGAAACCGAACGAAACGGCTATGTCCCGAATGTAGTATATGCCTGTGGCGCCCTGCTGCATAACGAATGGGTAATATTGCCTTATGCGGCTTCTGACACCCGTTCCGGAATTGTAAAATTTAAGCTGAATGACTTACTGAATCAGCTCACACCGGTAAAAAACTAAGAAATAGCCGTGACGCCGGGTTTTTATTGCCCTGATGATACCTGTTCCAAAATTTTCCGGTAAACATTTACATAGCCGTCAATCATTTTGTTGATGCTGAAATGACTGAGGGCATGTGAGCGGCAATCGTTTCTCCGGAGTTGTTTTACCTGGGGCAAAACCGCTACTGCTTCGTGAACGTTTTGCACCAGAAATCCTGTTTTTTCATGTAAAATAAGTTCCGGCATTGAACCGCGGTTGAATGCGATCACTGGCGTTCCGCACATCATGGCTTCGGCTACGCTCAGTCCGAATGGTTCTTCAAAACGGATGGGATGGAGCAAAGCATAAGCCTCGCCAAGCAGCTTATCGCGTTGTTTCGGGCCGGAATTCCCCACGTACACAATCTGTTCTCCGTCAATTTGTGGCTTTACTTTTTCGTTAAAGTATTTTTCGTCCTGGATGAGTCCGGAAATGATCAGTCGCATTCCGGCCTGACGGGCAATTTCTATCGCTTCTGTTGTTCCCTTTTCGGGATGAATACGTCCAAAGAAAAGCAGATAGTCGCCATGATTTTCTCTGAAATGAAAATCGTCGGGATAGATGCCGTTGTACACCGTGGCTATATAATCCAGTTCCGGACTGCGGTCGGAATTGCTGATGGAGACATACCAGCCCGTGGAATTGTATTTTTTGTAAACCGGAATGATCTTGGGAGAAGAGAAACCATGAATGGTGGTGACCATCGGGGTTTTGATCAGTCGTGAATAGGTCAGCGGAAGAAAATCGTAGTTGTTGTGTAAGATATCAAACTGATCCGCCATTTCCATAAAATGAGAAATGTGCAAGGACTCACACACTTTGGCATCCATTTCGGGATGTTCGCCGTAAGGTTTGTCACATACTGCTTCCAGTTTTCCTTTGGTCAGCGAATCGGCTGTGGCAAAAAGGGTGACATCGTAGCCACGGTTTACCAATCCTTCGGCAATATTGGATGCCACCTGTTCCCACGGGCCGTATTTTCGTGGCGGGGTGCGCCAGCAGGCCGGTGATAAAATAGCGATCTTTTTGTTTTTCAGAATATCATCCATATCAGGGAATGGCTTTTCTTGAGTGGGTTAAACACATTTCTACCAAATCGTCAATTCGTGCGGTTCCGGTACACATCACGGTGTCTGCTCCGCCCCAGTAAAGGCGAATAATACCGTTATCTTCCGGAACGGCAGCGCAGCTGAATACCACATTGTGCACGTAACCGGTGATTTCCCACGGATCTTCAGGCTGTAAAATCCAGTCATCGCTTACGCCTATGATTTTGGACGGATCATTTAAATCGTGTAATGCCACGCCCAGCCGGTAAACACTGCCATCCATCGTAGGGAAAACACCATGATAGATGTTCAGCCAGCCTTTGTCGGTTTTTATGGGAGGCGCTCCCGGACCAATTTTCATTTCATCCCAATGGTACGGAACAGGATTCATAATCCGTTTCGATTCGCCCCAATAGCGCAAATCAGGAGAATAGGAAATCCAGATCGACCAGGGGCTGATTTCGGAATGAGGCCGGTCGAGACGGGCATATAAACCGTTGAACTTTTCCGGGAAAATGACCACATTGCGATAATCGGCTTCAGTGATCATGGAAAAGCGTTCCACTTTCTCAAAATCACGGGTTTTGGCCAGCCCTATCCGTATTCCGTGTGGCGAGTAAGCGCTATAAGTAATGATGTATTCCCCGTCAATAAAAGTAATTCGAGGATCTTCGATACTCCATGATTCATATTCCTGGTATGGACTTTTGTCTTCCGGAGTCATAAAAGGTTTTTTCCTGACTTTAAAGTCCGTTCCGTTTTCACTGTCGGCAATGCCGAGGATGCTTCTTCCGTTATGAAGATGTGATCGGAAGATCATCACGTATTTTCCGTTGTGTTTTACCACGGCAGCATTGTGTACGGTAGCTACCGGATACGGCACATCCTCTTTCGTCAGGATGGGATTTTTTGCATAGCGGATCACGGGTTTCATGATAAGCTCCTTTCGTGTTTATATGGTTTTTTCTTTTTCAAAAGCTTCTAGTACCGTAAGATGGGATAGCAGATAAGCCAGCATGCTTTCTGCTCCCTGGTTGCGGTTCACGCCCTCTTTTTCCAGTCCGTCACAACATCCTTTGGTTTCGTAATCAAACAAAGGAATACGCAAATCGTTTTCGCCAAGGAACCACATGTACGAAGTAAACATTCTACGGAGATAATCTTTCTTTGTTTCGCTTACCAGGTAAGCTTTTTCGTACATCAGCACCATGGCCATAGCATCAATAGGTTGTTGTGAGAAACGAGCCCTTTCTCCTCCTTTTTTAAACCAGCCTTCGTTGCCGATGAGAGAGATATGATCGCCTTCGAAAATGGTTTTGTCAAGAAAAGAAAGGCTTTTTTCAGCAATTTGCAGATATTTTTCCTGTTCGGTTTTTTCGTAAGTGCAAAACAGGGATGCCGGCAGAAGTCCGTTATCGTAAGTAAGAATCGGTTCGAACCATTGCCATTCGGCATCACTTTCTTTTTCAAAAGCTTTCACCAGTTTATCGGCCATGCCGGCCATGATGTTTACCATGCCTTCATCCCACGGAAACCGTTTCAGATAATAGTTGATCCCCATCAATGTGTTGGCAATCCCGCGCAGACTTTGCAAATCGTTGAACTGCTGAATGGAACGGCTGAACAAGTGCTTGGCAATTTGAAAAAAGGCGTCGTTGGGGGCATGGGCCAATAAAAATCCCAAAGCCCATACGGCCCGGCCAAAAGCATCTTCCGAACCTTTTTTATCCAGATACTGATGGTCGTATCCCATAAAATTATGGAAGGAGCCATCTTCGTTTTGCATATAATTGATAAAAGAAAGATAAGTGGACATCAAATCGATGGCTTCCGGTTCTTTTTGCCGTTCGTGTACCATGGTCATCACCAGCAACGCCCGGGCATTGTCGTCAAGACAATAGCCGTGATGATAGTCCGGAATATTATATTTGGCATGTTGTAAGATGCCGGTGGCATCGGTCAGTCGTTTTACATGACTCAGGTTGAGTGACGGCAGCAGGGTGGGGTCAATAATTTTTTCATTGTAATTTTTAGGCTTTTGGTGTTTTCTGATGGCTGTTTCAGCTGTTTTTAGATATTTCTTTCCCTGTAACGGCCAGGTGACTTTTTTACCGTAATTAAAGGCTTTATTCCGGATCTCTTTCATTTTTGCCGGGTTTTCCAGCAGGTCGATGAGTACATCGGCTAATGCTTCATGGTCGTTGAACGGAAAGAGAACCCCACGACCTTTGTCGAGTAATTCAACCGCATGCCAATAAGGCGTAGAAACAACGGCTGCTCCGGCTCCCACAGCATACGTCAGGGTGCCGCTGGTAATTTGTGCTTCGTTGGGATAGGGTGTAATGTAAATATCGGTAGCTGACAAATAGGCACACAGGTCTTTTTCTTCCAAAAAACTGTCGATAAATACGACATGTTTTCCCAGCTTGTTTTTTTGCACCAGCCGTTTCAGAAAATGGCGGTATTCTTCTCCGGAAACCCTGACTACGCCCGGATGGGTCTTTCCAATAATGAGGTATTCTACCTGCGGGAATTTCTCCACCACGCGGGGCAAAGCCCGGATAACGGTTTCAATGCCTTTTCCCCGGCTCAGCAGCCCGAAAGTCATAAGAGAAATTTTGTCTTCGAGATGGAACTTTTTCTTGTAATCATCGTGGTTTTGGTAGTCAAATTCAGGGAATCCATGTTCGATAATGGTGATTTTCCGGCGTGGAATCTGGTAAATTTCTTCCAGGAAATTTACCGCCATTTTACTCATCACCACGATCTTATCCGCCTTTTTTCCAATTTCGGTGATGATGGCTTTTTCGCTAAAAGTGGGTTCTTTCAGTACGGTGTGAAAGGTAACCATCAACGGAACTTTTAACCGGTTGATGAGTGGCAGGATATAAACGCCGCTGTTCCCGCCGAAAATGCCAAACTCATGTTGCAGAATACAAATATCCGCACTGTAGTTGATAAAGTCAGCTGCTTTTAAATAGTCTTTCTGGTGGCTTTCGCGGATGCTGTACTTGACAATGTCAGGATAGGCATAAGCTCCGTCTTTATCCGTCATGGCTACCACAAAAATGTTGTTTTCCTCTTTTTTTCCGTCAGCTTCATGCGGAATAGACCGGATCAGGTTTTCTGTAAATGTGGCAATTCCGCATTCGCGCGGCGGATAGGTTGTTATGACAGCTGCTTTCATGGTTTATTTTTTTATATTTTACGTTACACAGAACAATTCATGGTTGAAAATTATTCGATACACGAATGTCCAATGGAACATCATGATTTAAATGAACATATTCTCCAAAGTTAGGAAAGTTTTCACAAAAGCCGTACCATTGGCGAAAACAGAAATCCTAAAAAAACAAAAAGACCGTTGTTGTCCTTTTGCTGGATCCACTTTAAAAGTGCCTGCTGGTTTTTGCCCTTCATTGTCCAGGCGGATGCCCGGACAACAGTTTCTATGTGAATTTTCCAGTTAAATTAAACCGAACAATATTTTCAGTTTTTTCTTAACTTTACAGCAACCAAAAAACCAAACCCTTGCAGCCATGAATGGTCTCACAGTATTTATTTGGGAAGAGCACAATTGTCCGGGAGTATTTCGGGGATAACCGTATTGTATTAAGATATAAGGAGTTAGCCAGCATATTGAAGATGATGACAAGTAAATCATACTAAAATGAAAAAACAAAATAAAGATTTAATAAATCTGATTCTTATAATTGGATTTATTATAATAACAGTGACAAGTTGCGAAAAAAAGAATGTCGACTTGGTAAATTTAACCAAGGGGAAAACCACAGCCGCCTTTAATCCTAATCTTAAATATGGAACGATGACTGACCAAGATGGAAATGTCTATAAAACAATTAAAATTGGTTCTCAGATATGGATGGCTGAAAATCTGCGTACAATTCATTATCGGAATGGAGATCCGGTCATTAATGTAACTGAAAATGCAAAATGGGACACCACCACTTCTGGTGCATATTGTAGTTATAATAACATAAAGAATGCAGATTCTATTGCTACGTATGGAATGTTATATAACTGGTATGCTGTTTCTGACCCAAGAAGATTAGCACCAACGGGTTGGCACATACCTACAGATAAAGAATGGGGAATTTTAATTAACTATTTGGGTGGAGATAGTATTGCAGGTGGAAAATTAAAAGAAAGAGGAACTGAACATTGGGAGAGTGAAAATGTTGGTGCTACCAATGAAAGTGGTTTTACTGCTTTACCAAGTGGGGCTAGAAATTATTATGATGGAAGTTTTAATTGGATTAATGATAACACTTTTTGGTGGTCTTCTACAGAAGAAGACAATACTTACGCTTGGTACCGGTATATTAACCATAAGTCACCAAGTGTCGAAAGATTTTCATTGTATGTTGGAAATAAAAGATCAGGATTTGCTATTCGATGTATAAAAGATTATTAACAGAGAAATGGAAATAATAACAACGTTGGCTAACATACCGATGCTTCATGCTGAAAAAAACGCAACAAAATGTATAATGATCTAAAAAATATTTCTTCAACAATTAATAAGCTATCAAAAAAAGACTGGAAGAAATTATTTGACTTAATTCCTGAAATTGAACAAACGGAAGACTTTATAGAAAGTGGCGGGTGGGTTGAAACCGCCGATAATCCGGAAGGTTTTGTAATAGAACCGATTATTGAAAAAAAGATTGTCTGGGATTTAATAGATACATTGGATAAACTTGATTTATTAATTGCGTTTAATTGGGTTAATTGGAAAGAAGGCAGAGAAATAGCCTCTAAAAAAGATTTTGAAAATCGAGATACGATCACGTTGTTAAAATTGATCTCAATGTTTATTAGAGTTAACCGGTTTTTTGATGGGGAATTGGAAGGGAGATTTTCAGATCGAAGTATGGAAAGAATTTTAAAGCAAATCAAAAAAAACGTTGAAAGTAAGCTGTAAATTATGGGACAGCGGTGGACATACCAGTGTAAAAAATGCGGCTATTCTACGCTTGTTTCCGGTGGGCAAGATGTTGGCATGATGATAAAGACAGATACGTTTATTTGCTTGAAATGCAAGGAAGTGGTAGATGTTGTGATTGAATACCGGACAGGCGAAAAATTTAAAAAATTGAATGCAGGAAAATGTCCCCTCTGTCATTCAAAAAAGCATTTGGTAAAATGGGATACGCAACTACGTCCCTGTCCTAAATGTGGCGGAAAGTTAGAAAAAACATCCGGAACTCATCTGCTTTGGGATTGAAATGAACCAAATGAACCAAGCCGTATTTTGATATCCAACCAATAAAATTGCGTCACGGCTTTATCTGTTGCCGCATGGCACGCTCTTCATCGTCCGGGCATCCGCCCGGACGATGATTTTATGGGGATTTTCAGGTAAATTAAAACCGTGCTGACAAAATAGAATTATCTTTTTCGCCTTATCTTTGTGCCTATGCCGGAAACAGAAAATAACCGTAAGATTTACAGCCTGCTGGAGCTTTCTAAAAGCATTAGCCGGATGATACAGCATACCTATCCGGATGCATATTGGATTAAAGCCGAAATTGCCAAGTTGAATTATTATCCCCAAAGCGGCCATTGTTATCCCGATTTGGTGGAAAAGCAGCAAGGAGTGGTTAAAGCCCAGATTCGTGCGAACCTGTGGGCCGGAAATTATGGCCGGATCAATCAAAAGTTTGTGGAGGTGACGGGTGAACCGTTAAAAGACGGACAAAAAATCTTGTTCCTGGCAAAAATCAATTTTCATGAACGTTATGGCTTGGCGTTGAACATCCTGGATGTGGAGCCATCTTTTACTCTGGGCGAAATGGCCCGCGAAAAACAGCTCACCATTGAAAAGCTGAAAAGAGAAAACCTCTTGGATGAAAACAAAAAACGGACTTTGCCATTGTTGCCTAAACGGCTAGCCGTTATTTCTGTGGAAACGAGCAAGGGATACAGCGATTTCCGGAATATTTTGGAAAATAATGCGGAAGGTTATCGGTTTCAGCTGACATTATTTCCGGCTTTGTTACAAGGTGATGGTGCAGTACAATCCATTCGTTCGCAGCTGAACGCCATTGCTGACCGCTCTCATCAGTTTGATGCCGTAGTTATTATCCGGGGTGGAGGTGGTGATGTGGGATTGAATGCCTACGATCATTATCTTCTTGCTAAAGCCGTGGCACAGTGCCCTTTGCCTGTAATTACCGGAATAGGTCATTCTACCAACCTGACCGTTGTGCAGATGGTGGCCTATGCCAACAAAATTACACCTACCGAAGCGGCTCATTTTTTTCTCCGGCGATTTCAGGATTTTGAAAATCGTGTAGATGAGGCTGCAGAAAAGCTGATACGGTTTTCACAAAATAAATTGAAGACTGAAAAACAGGCTTTTCTTCAAATGGCTGGTATGTTTGAAAATCAAACCCGGAATCTTTTTCAATATTATGAAACACACTGGAATTATGTGTTGAAAAATTTTGAACAGCAAAGCGTACAGTTTCTTTCCCGGCAACAAAATCATTTTTATCGTGTTATTTCATCTTTAAAATATGCTCCGATACAACAGACACAATTTGAAAAAGAAAAGCTGTTGAATGTGCAAAAGTTGTTGCAAATATATGTTCAGCAGCGATTTAGGCGGGAAAAAGACCGTGTTGACCACGTGGAGAGCAAGGTTGACCTGATGAAGCCGGAAAATATCCTAAAAAAAGGGTACAGTATTTCCACTATGAATGGAAAACTTTTACAATCGGTAAAGCAGGTAGAAAAAGGCCGGGAAATGATTACCCGTCTGTTCGACGGTGAAATAAAAAGTATTATCAAATAAAAAAGGCATGAAAAAGTTAAATTATTCACAAGCGCTTGA
The sequence above is drawn from the Candidatus Sulfidibacterium hydrothermale genome and encodes:
- a CDS encoding alpha/beta fold hydrolase, with amino-acid sequence MMEKQVDFQGKKINYSVTGTGLPVVLLHGFLENLHIWDDLTGFLQSGFQVIAVDLPGFGKTPVFAENHTMPFMADAVKAVLEAEKVQQAVLVGHSMGGYISLAFAHRFPEMMKALVLFHSHAAGDDEQGKQNRTRTIEVVKKDHKDFIAQFIPLLFAEENVSKYSAEINRLREVSLETSKEGVIAAMAGMRDRDDHLALLKDAGFPVFFVVGKQDSRIPTEKIMKQLALPEHAEAIILEHVGHMGFIEAPDKIFPAVKAFLERCR
- a CDS encoding glycoside hydrolase family 130 protein, whose translation is MNYAHSKVKIYRQKISFLPDESRVITKLFGLDKVRIYKVIDRVLKLSEKEKGRILEQIISNFEKRHKNVKRIFKDNFDEIIKHLDITIYNELSLENKLLVGAYFTLEYSIESAALFNPSIVPHPFQTPEDMAARRLKVIISFRAVGEGHMSSVVFRSGTLDETGDIEMDELSHLVEKAKIIHSAEYSKQDFIMKLSDMGQYEWVKSIFDDLLDNFTAEELEESIKHFREKGILTPKEEQAIDTLYWILRSNYEIEFHDDSDISERVIFPRSTTDIRAIEDARFVAFSGGNGKYTYYAPYTAYNGITILPQLIETKDFFRFKISTMTGPGSQNKGMALFPEKINGKYAMISRNDNENLYIMYSDSLNYWENPVLIREPKFFWEFIQIGNSGSPIKTPKGWLLLTHGVGPVRTYSLGAILLDLNDPSKVIGELKDPLLVPRETERNGYVPNVVYACGALLHNEWVILPYAASDTRSGIVKFKLNDLLNQLTPVKN
- a CDS encoding glycosyltransferase family 4 protein; translation: MDDILKNKKIAILSPACWRTPPRKYGPWEQVASNIAEGLVNRGYDVTLFATADSLTKGKLEAVCDKPYGEHPEMDAKVCESLHISHFMEMADQFDILHNNYDFLPLTYSRLIKTPMVTTIHGFSSPKIIPVYKKYNSTGWYVSISNSDRSPELDYIATVYNGIYPDDFHFRENHGDYLLFFGRIHPEKGTTEAIEIARQAGMRLIISGLIQDEKYFNEKVKPQIDGEQIVYVGNSGPKQRDKLLGEAYALLHPIRFEEPFGLSVAEAMMCGTPVIAFNRGSMPELILHEKTGFLVQNVHEAVAVLPQVKQLRRNDCRSHALSHFSINKMIDGYVNVYRKILEQVSSGQ
- a CDS encoding glycoside hydrolase family 130 protein, with the translated sequence MKPVIRYAKNPILTKEDVPYPVATVHNAAVVKHNGKYVMIFRSHLHNGRSILGIADSENGTDFKVRKKPFMTPEDKSPYQEYESWSIEDPRITFIDGEYIITYSAYSPHGIRIGLAKTRDFEKVERFSMITEADYRNVVIFPEKFNGLYARLDRPHSEISPWSIWISYSPDLRYWGESKRIMNPVPYHWDEMKIGPGAPPIKTDKGWLNIYHGVFPTMDGSVYRLGVALHDLNDPSKIIGVSDDWILQPEDPWEITGYVHNVVFSCAAVPEDNGIIRLYWGGADTVMCTGTARIDDLVEMCLTHSRKAIP
- a CDS encoding glycosyltransferase family 4 protein → MKAAVITTYPPRECGIATFTENLIRSIPHEADGKKEENNIFVVAMTDKDGAYAYPDIVKYSIRESHQKDYLKAADFINYSADICILQHEFGIFGGNSGVYILPLINRLKVPLMVTFHTVLKEPTFSEKAIITEIGKKADKIVVMSKMAVNFLEEIYQIPRRKITIIEHGFPEFDYQNHDDYKKKFHLEDKISLMTFGLLSRGKGIETVIRALPRVVEKFPQVEYLIIGKTHPGVVRVSGEEYRHFLKRLVQKNKLGKHVVFIDSFLEEKDLCAYLSATDIYITPYPNEAQITSGTLTYAVGAGAAVVSTPYWHAVELLDKGRGVLFPFNDHEALADVLIDLLENPAKMKEIRNKAFNYGKKVTWPLQGKKYLKTAETAIRKHQKPKNYNEKIIDPTLLPSLNLSHVKRLTDATGILQHAKYNIPDYHHGYCLDDNARALLVMTMVHERQKEPEAIDLMSTYLSFINYMQNEDGSFHNFMGYDHQYLDKKGSEDAFGRAVWALGFLLAHAPNDAFFQIAKHLFSRSIQQFNDLQSLRGIANTLMGINYYLKRFPWDEGMVNIMAGMADKLVKAFEKESDAEWQWFEPILTYDNGLLPASLFCTYEKTEQEKYLQIAEKSLSFLDKTIFEGDHISLIGNEGWFKKGGERARFSQQPIDAMAMVLMYEKAYLVSETKKDYLRRMFTSYMWFLGENDLRIPLFDYETKGCCDGLEKEGVNRNQGAESMLAYLLSHLTVLEAFEKEKTI
- a CDS encoding fibrobacter succinogenes major paralogous domain-containing protein is translated as MKKQNKDLINLILIIGFIIITVTSCEKKNVDLVNLTKGKTTAAFNPNLKYGTMTDQDGNVYKTIKIGSQIWMAENLRTIHYRNGDPVINVTENAKWDTTTSGAYCSYNNIKNADSIATYGMLYNWYAVSDPRRLAPTGWHIPTDKEWGILINYLGGDSIAGGKLKERGTEHWESENVGATNESGFTALPSGARNYYDGSFNWINDNTFWWSSTEEDNTYAWYRYINHKSPSVERFSLYVGNKRSGFAIRCIKDY
- a CDS encoding DUF6508 domain-containing protein, with product MYNDLKNISSTINKLSKKDWKKLFDLIPEIEQTEDFIESGGWVETADNPEGFVIEPIIEKKIVWDLIDTLDKLDLLIAFNWVNWKEGREIASKKDFENRDTITLLKLISMFIRVNRFFDGELEGRFSDRSMERILKQIKKNVESKL
- the xseA gene encoding exodeoxyribonuclease VII large subunit, translating into MPETENNRKIYSLLELSKSISRMIQHTYPDAYWIKAEIAKLNYYPQSGHCYPDLVEKQQGVVKAQIRANLWAGNYGRINQKFVEVTGEPLKDGQKILFLAKINFHERYGLALNILDVEPSFTLGEMAREKQLTIEKLKRENLLDENKKRTLPLLPKRLAVISVETSKGYSDFRNILENNAEGYRFQLTLFPALLQGDGAVQSIRSQLNAIADRSHQFDAVVIIRGGGGDVGLNAYDHYLLAKAVAQCPLPVITGIGHSTNLTVVQMVAYANKITPTEAAHFFLRRFQDFENRVDEAAEKLIRFSQNKLKTEKQAFLQMAGMFENQTRNLFQYYETHWNYVLKNFEQQSVQFLSRQQNHFYRVISSLKYAPIQQTQFEKEKLLNVQKLLQIYVQQRFRREKDRVDHVESKVDLMKPENILKKGYSISTMNGKLLQSVKQVEKGREMITRLFDGEIKSIIK